From a region of the Roseivirga sp. 4D4 genome:
- a CDS encoding type I restriction enzyme HsdR N-terminal domain-containing protein, with translation MLELNLPKYKYRIEQRAGKLAIFDPIRKKFIVLTPEEWVRQHFINFLNNHLNYPASLTSVETGHKYNSLTKRSDIMVRNNELNPLVLVECKAASVPVNESTVRQLAVYNTQCNARLLIVTNGLVTYACLCKSPDGEFETLDQIPDYNSLTAML, from the coding sequence ATGCTCGAACTCAATCTTCCTAAATACAAATATCGAATCGAACAACGGGCTGGCAAGTTAGCCATTTTCGATCCGATAAGGAAGAAGTTCATTGTATTAACCCCTGAAGAGTGGGTGAGACAACACTTTATTAATTTTCTTAATAATCACCTCAATTACCCCGCAAGCTTAACGAGTGTTGAAACAGGACATAAATACAACTCGCTGACTAAAAGAAGTGATATTATGGTCAGAAATAATGAGTTGAATCCACTGGTTTTAGTAGAATGCAAGGCAGCTTCAGTCCCTGTTAATGAATCAACGGTAAGACAGTTAGCTGTTTACAACACTCAATGTAACGCTCGATTACTTATTGTTACCAATGGTCTGGTGACATATGCTTGCCTCTGTAAATCTCCTGACGGAGAATTTGAAACGCTCGACCAAATTCCGGATTACAATAGTTTGACCGCTATGCTATGA
- a CDS encoding SDR family NAD(P)-dependent oxidoreductase — protein sequence MADNALVTGAAGGIGFEFCKLLASKGYDLVMVDMDANGLEKSRQALKNESDVNIEIFVQDLSAESAATSIIDFVTDQGLEIDLIFNNAGFGNFGYFAESSWVKDRAMLQVHMITATQLIKLLLPGMISRGKGYILNNASVAAFVPGPLMSTYHASKSYLLNFTQALANEMKGTNIKATVICPGMTKTNFAKANGNDDPNIKFNIMDSDFVAEYAFNALMKGKVVAVPGFWNKLSAFLPRLLSRDTVANMVGNIQRKNHAKRADEKANKTL from the coding sequence ATGGCTGACAACGCTTTAGTTACTGGTGCTGCAGGTGGTATAGGGTTTGAATTCTGTAAATTATTGGCTTCCAAGGGCTATGACCTTGTCATGGTTGATATGGATGCGAACGGACTCGAAAAGTCTAGGCAGGCCTTAAAAAATGAGAGTGACGTCAATATTGAGATCTTTGTCCAAGACTTATCGGCTGAATCCGCTGCAACTTCGATCATTGATTTCGTGACTGACCAAGGCTTAGAAATTGATCTCATCTTCAACAATGCTGGCTTTGGCAACTTTGGATACTTTGCTGAAAGCAGTTGGGTCAAAGATAGAGCCATGCTCCAAGTTCACATGATCACCGCTACACAGCTGATTAAGCTCTTATTACCAGGCATGATCTCCAGAGGCAAGGGCTATATTCTGAATAATGCCTCCGTGGCTGCCTTTGTACCTGGTCCATTAATGTCTACCTACCACGCCTCAAAATCGTATTTACTGAACTTCACTCAGGCATTGGCCAATGAGATGAAAGGAACAAATATCAAGGCCACTGTGATCTGTCCTGGAATGACCAAAACGAACTTTGCTAAGGCCAATGGCAATGATGACCCCAACATTAAGTTTAATATCATGGACAGTGACTTTGTGGCTGAATATGCTTTTAACGCTTTAATGAAAGGAAAGGTAGTTGCGGTTCCCGGTTTTTGGAACAAGCTGAGTGCCTTCTTACCCAGGCTACTCAGTAGAGATACAGTCGCGAATATGGTGGGCAACATTCAACGAAAAAATCACGCTAAAAGAGCTGACGAAAAAGCGAACAAGACACTCTAG
- a CDS encoding acyl transferase, whose amino-acid sequence MPDINSLSERIISVNSLTFDELALEVFRLQFQHNPVYQSYAQALGRKLDDVNNINDIPFLPIEFFKTKNVKTGEWNTERVFESSGTTQSQTSKHHVFNEAFYLQSCLSGFEEMYGPVEDFTVLALLPSYLERANSGLISMVNHFITKSGKPKSGFFLNDIKALRDTLTSLQGSGEKVLLIGVTFGLLDFCETYEVNFPELIVMETGGMKGRREEMVREDVHEVLKTSFGVSTIHSEYGMTELFSQAYSQKKGIFRPSRTMKVIARDLNDPLTYPFAGRNGGLNIVDLANFKTCSFIETKDMGVVYQDGSFEVKGRIDNAELRGCNLMVI is encoded by the coding sequence ATGCCTGATATCAATAGTTTATCTGAAAGAATTATTTCTGTCAACTCATTGACTTTTGATGAGCTGGCGTTAGAAGTTTTTAGACTCCAATTTCAGCATAATCCAGTGTATCAATCATACGCTCAGGCGTTAGGTAGGAAATTGGATGATGTAAACAACATCAACGACATTCCTTTTTTACCCATTGAATTTTTCAAGACGAAGAACGTAAAAACTGGAGAATGGAACACAGAAAGAGTTTTTGAGAGTAGTGGCACCACTCAGAGCCAGACAAGCAAACATCATGTTTTTAATGAAGCATTTTATCTCCAAAGTTGCTTATCAGGGTTTGAAGAAATGTATGGTCCTGTCGAGGATTTCACCGTATTAGCACTGTTGCCTTCTTATCTAGAACGTGCTAATTCTGGGCTGATTTCAATGGTTAATCATTTCATCACGAAAAGCGGGAAACCGAAATCAGGATTTTTTCTGAACGATATAAAAGCATTGAGAGATACTTTGACTTCGTTGCAAGGTAGCGGAGAAAAGGTGCTATTGATCGGTGTTACATTCGGCTTACTGGACTTTTGCGAAACCTATGAAGTCAATTTTCCTGAACTGATTGTAATGGAAACAGGAGGGATGAAAGGCCGAAGAGAGGAAATGGTTAGGGAAGATGTACATGAGGTTTTAAAAACCTCATTTGGTGTTTCGACTATCCATTCGGAGTACGGTATGACTGAACTTTTCTCTCAGGCTTACTCCCAAAAGAAGGGTATTTTTCGACCTAGCCGTACTATGAAAGTAATCGCCAGAGATTTGAATGATCCTCTGACCTATCCTTTTGCTGGAAGAAATGGTGGTTTGAATATTGTCGATTTGGCCAATTTCAAGACATGTTCTTTTATTGAAACCAAGGATATGGGAGTTGTTTATCAGGATGGTTCGTTCGAGGTAAAAGGCAGAATTGACAATGCCGAACTACGCGGATGTAACCTAATGGTAATTTAA
- a CDS encoding thiamine pyrophosphate-dependent enzyme: MGATKSINKRKVSVEDVLRDYRLVFESREASLIGRKEVFMGKAKFGIFGDGKELAQIAMAKVFQNGDFRSGYYRDQTFMFAIEGLTIQQYFAQLYAHTSIEAEPASGGRLMNGHFANRLLDEKGNWKNQTEMKNSSADISPTAGQMPRLVGLAYASKLYRENKELHGFSDFSIKGNEVAFGTIGNASTSEGHFFESINAAGVLQVPMVMSVWDDDYGISVPKEYHTTGGSISDFLAGMQRTKSKAGYEIIKAKGWDYLGLIEAFEKGTKIAREEHVPVLIHVQEMTQPQGHSTSGSHERYKPKERLEWEKEHDCIVQFRKWILDNDISSEEEIDAIEKEAKATAKQARQDAWNGFIADIKRDQDKAVEILEALGNESAHGGTILQIVSELKSTLNSIRLDTFKVVKKVLRITRNEETSARASLVAWLENADKENHARYSSHVMSESEHASLNVEEIKAEFSESSPLVDGREVLQACFDAAMSRDPRVFAIGEDVGKIGDVNQAFAGLQDKYGKLRVTDTGIRETTIIGQGIGAALRGLRPITEIQYLDYLLYALQTLSDDLATLQYRTVGGQKAPLIIRTRGHRLEGVWHSGSPIGMILNSLRGINVLVPRDMTQAAGFYNTMLKSDDPALIIECLNGYRLKERIPDNIGEFTVPLGKPEILRSGDDVTIVTYGSMCRVVMQAAQELEEVGISTEVIDVQTLLPFDVDHSIIESLKKTNRVVFADEDVPGGASAYMMQKVLEEQKGYLQLDSQPVTIAAKEHRPAYASDGDYFSKPNTETVFDKVYELMSEVDPTRFPEIY; this comes from the coding sequence GTGGGAGCAACGAAAAGTATTAACAAGAGAAAGGTTAGTGTAGAAGACGTCTTGAGAGACTATAGACTTGTTTTTGAAAGCAGAGAAGCGAGTTTGATTGGCCGAAAGGAAGTTTTCATGGGCAAGGCTAAATTCGGCATCTTCGGTGATGGTAAAGAATTGGCTCAGATCGCCATGGCCAAGGTTTTTCAAAATGGTGATTTCAGATCTGGTTACTACCGTGATCAGACCTTCATGTTTGCCATCGAGGGTCTTACAATTCAACAATACTTTGCTCAGTTATATGCCCATACTTCTATAGAAGCAGAACCAGCTTCTGGAGGAAGGTTGATGAATGGCCACTTTGCGAATCGTCTTCTGGACGAAAAAGGAAATTGGAAGAATCAGACAGAGATGAAAAACTCAAGTGCTGATATTTCTCCCACTGCAGGCCAAATGCCAAGACTTGTAGGCCTCGCCTATGCCTCTAAGCTCTACAGAGAGAACAAAGAACTGCACGGATTTTCTGACTTCTCAATTAAGGGGAATGAGGTGGCGTTCGGAACCATCGGTAATGCTTCTACCTCTGAAGGACACTTTTTTGAAAGTATCAATGCGGCTGGTGTGCTACAAGTACCAATGGTTATGTCTGTCTGGGATGATGATTATGGGATTTCAGTACCAAAAGAATATCACACTACGGGCGGAAGTATTTCTGATTTTCTTGCCGGAATGCAAAGGACCAAATCAAAAGCTGGTTATGAGATCATTAAGGCTAAAGGTTGGGATTATCTTGGGCTGATCGAAGCCTTTGAAAAAGGAACTAAAATTGCTCGAGAAGAGCATGTGCCAGTTTTGATTCATGTGCAAGAAATGACTCAACCCCAGGGTCACTCCACATCAGGATCGCATGAGCGTTATAAGCCGAAAGAGCGCCTTGAATGGGAGAAGGAGCATGACTGTATTGTCCAATTCAGAAAGTGGATTTTAGATAATGACATAAGTTCTGAGGAAGAAATCGATGCAATTGAAAAGGAGGCCAAGGCTACTGCCAAGCAAGCTAGACAGGATGCTTGGAATGGTTTTATCGCTGATATCAAAAGAGATCAGGATAAAGCGGTTGAAATCCTTGAAGCTTTAGGTAATGAAAGTGCTCATGGAGGCACTATTCTTCAAATTGTATCAGAACTTAAAAGTACGCTGAACTCAATTCGACTTGATACCTTTAAGGTTGTCAAAAAAGTGTTGAGAATAACGCGAAATGAAGAAACCTCAGCCAGGGCCTCATTAGTCGCTTGGTTAGAGAATGCCGATAAAGAAAACCACGCCCGTTACAGTTCGCATGTAATGAGTGAATCGGAGCATGCTTCCCTCAATGTTGAGGAAATTAAGGCTGAGTTTTCTGAATCGTCTCCTTTGGTAGATGGTCGAGAAGTGCTTCAGGCATGTTTTGATGCGGCTATGAGTCGCGATCCACGCGTGTTTGCTATTGGTGAAGATGTGGGTAAGATTGGTGACGTAAACCAAGCATTTGCTGGGCTTCAAGACAAATACGGAAAGCTCAGAGTCACGGATACCGGAATCAGAGAGACGACCATAATCGGTCAGGGAATAGGTGCAGCCTTAAGAGGACTCAGACCTATCACTGAAATCCAGTATTTGGATTATTTATTATATGCGCTTCAAACCCTTTCGGATGATTTAGCAACGCTTCAATACAGAACCGTTGGAGGGCAGAAAGCGCCACTGATTATCAGAACTAGAGGTCACAGACTGGAAGGTGTGTGGCATTCAGGTTCTCCAATAGGGATGATCTTGAACAGTCTTAGGGGTATCAATGTATTGGTGCCAAGGGATATGACACAAGCGGCTGGATTTTATAATACGATGCTCAAATCTGATGATCCGGCATTAATAATTGAATGCTTGAATGGTTATCGATTAAAAGAACGAATTCCTGACAACATTGGTGAGTTTACCGTTCCTTTAGGTAAGCCAGAAATATTGAGATCAGGTGATGATGTAACAATAGTTACTTATGGTTCAATGTGCAGAGTGGTGATGCAAGCCGCACAGGAGCTAGAAGAAGTAGGAATATCAACCGAAGTAATTGATGTTCAGACCTTACTTCCATTTGATGTAGATCATTCCATTATTGAATCACTTAAGAAGACAAATCGGGTGGTTTTCGCGGATGAGGATGTACCTGGTGGAGCTTCGGCCTATATGATGCAGAAGGTTCTGGAAGAGCAGAAAGGGTACTTGCAGCTCGATTCTCAGCCTGTGACTATAGCGGCTAAGGAACACAGACCAGCTTATGCTTCAGATGGAGATTACTTCTCTAAGCCAAATACAGAGACGGTATTTGATAAGGTCTATGAGCTAATGAGTGAGGTTGATCCAACCAGATTCCCCGAAATCTACTAG
- a CDS encoding alkane 1-monooxygenase, giving the protein MSLIKKIGFLTAFIIPLLAVLGFYLGGYWNYLTVVFVFVFIPLADWLIGQDPENMTDDEARVVSEQFYYRLITYVWTIFQVSFLVWGAYVMADSNMELQYLIGFVLSFALVTGGIGITVAHELGHKKSKLERVYARIILMTVCYMHFYIEHNRGHHVYVATPRDPATSRKNENFYAFWFRSVIGSYTSAWKLERSRLERKGASFWSTQNEMIWYTMLPLVFAALLTLIISLFFDRIVWEVPLFFFAQSLLAFTLLEIVNYVEHYGIVRKEKSPGVYERVNPMHSWNSNHRLSNFFLFQLQRHSDHHANAIKRYQVLKHYDESPQLPSGYPAMILLAAMPPLWFKWINPKLKSWEETVYNRAD; this is encoded by the coding sequence GTGAGTTTAATCAAGAAGATAGGCTTTCTTACTGCATTTATAATTCCATTATTGGCAGTGCTGGGGTTTTACCTGGGAGGGTATTGGAATTATCTTACGGTGGTGTTCGTCTTTGTCTTCATTCCATTAGCCGATTGGCTAATTGGGCAAGACCCAGAAAATATGACGGATGATGAAGCACGGGTTGTCTCAGAACAATTCTACTACCGCTTAATAACCTATGTCTGGACAATCTTTCAAGTCTCTTTTTTGGTTTGGGGTGCATATGTGATGGCCGACAGTAATATGGAACTTCAATATTTAATTGGGTTTGTTCTAAGCTTTGCATTGGTAACTGGCGGTATAGGAATTACTGTGGCGCATGAGCTTGGTCATAAGAAATCAAAGTTGGAAAGGGTCTATGCTCGGATCATTCTGATGACTGTGTGCTATATGCACTTTTATATAGAACACAATCGAGGACACCATGTCTATGTGGCTACACCTCGAGATCCAGCGACAAGCCGTAAGAACGAGAATTTTTATGCCTTCTGGTTTCGTTCAGTGATCGGGAGTTATACAAGCGCATGGAAGCTTGAAAGAAGTCGTCTAGAACGAAAGGGTGCGAGTTTCTGGAGTACTCAAAATGAGATGATTTGGTATACAATGCTGCCGCTGGTTTTTGCTGCCCTGCTGACTTTAATTATCAGTTTGTTCTTTGATCGAATCGTTTGGGAAGTGCCCTTGTTCTTTTTTGCTCAGAGTCTTTTGGCATTCACCCTCTTAGAGATTGTCAATTATGTTGAGCATTATGGAATAGTGCGCAAAGAGAAGTCACCTGGAGTATATGAGCGCGTAAACCCTATGCACTCATGGAACTCAAATCACAGGCTGAGTAATTTCTTTCTGTTCCAATTGCAACGTCATTCAGATCATCATGCGAATGCTATCAAAAGATATCAGGTTTTAAAGCACTATGATGAGTCTCCGCAACTTCCCTCAGGATATCCAGCTATGATACTATTGGCAGCTATGCCACCACTCTGGTTCAAGTGGATTAACCCAAAGTTGAAATCTTGGGAGGAGACAGTTTATAATCGGGCAGACTAG
- the ald gene encoding alanine dehydrogenase: protein MIIGVPKEIKNNENRVAATPSGVAELTKRGHTVYVQSTAGLGSGFSDEDYTKAGAQILPTIEDTYAIAEMIMKVKEPIESEYNLIKEDQLLFTYFHFASYEPLTKAMIANKSVCLAYETVEKADRSLPLLVPMSEVAGRMATQKGANYLEKPLGGMGKLLGGVPGVLPAKVLVLGGGIVGTQAAKMAAGLGADVTMMDISLKRMRELDDIMPANVNTMMSNEYNIRAMIKDSDLIIGAVLIPGAKAPHLITRDMLKDMKPGTVLVDVAVDQGGCIETCRPTTHAEPTYVIDDVLHYCVANMPGAVPYTSTLALTNATLPYAIQLANKGWKKACNDDTELAKGLNVIKGDVVYEAVAQAFDLPYVTLDKHLA from the coding sequence ATGATCATTGGTGTACCTAAGGAAATCAAAAACAATGAAAATCGAGTAGCAGCAACTCCTTCTGGCGTGGCTGAACTTACGAAGCGCGGTCATACCGTTTATGTTCAATCTACAGCAGGTCTGGGAAGTGGTTTTTCTGATGAAGACTACACAAAAGCAGGTGCTCAAATCCTTCCTACAATTGAGGATACCTATGCCATTGCTGAAATGATCATGAAGGTGAAAGAACCTATCGAATCAGAGTATAATTTGATCAAAGAGGATCAACTTCTATTTACTTATTTCCACTTTGCATCCTACGAACCATTGACTAAGGCAATGATTGCTAATAAGTCGGTTTGTTTGGCCTATGAAACTGTTGAAAAGGCTGATAGAAGCCTTCCTCTATTAGTGCCTATGTCAGAAGTAGCTGGCCGTATGGCCACACAAAAGGGAGCTAACTACCTTGAAAAACCTCTTGGTGGCATGGGCAAACTACTCGGAGGTGTTCCAGGTGTACTTCCTGCTAAGGTTTTAGTCCTTGGTGGTGGTATTGTGGGTACACAAGCTGCAAAGATGGCGGCTGGCCTTGGAGCAGATGTAACTATGATGGACATCAGCTTGAAAAGAATGAGAGAGCTGGACGACATCATGCCGGCCAATGTGAATACAATGATGTCTAACGAATATAATATTCGTGCGATGATCAAAGACTCGGATTTAATCATTGGTGCCGTGTTGATTCCTGGAGCCAAAGCCCCTCATTTGATCACTAGAGATATGCTAAAAGACATGAAGCCGGGAACCGTACTAGTTGATGTAGCTGTAGATCAGGGTGGTTGTATTGAGACTTGTAGACCAACGACACATGCTGAGCCTACCTATGTTATCGATGATGTACTACACTATTGTGTAGCAAACATGCCAGGTGCAGTGCCTTATACTTCTACGCTAGCACTGACTAACGCCACGCTTCCATATGCCATTCAACTGGCTAACAAAGGCTGGAAAAAGGCTTGCAATGATGATACTGAACTAGCCAAAGGTTTAAATGTAATCAAAGGAGATGTTGTGTATGAAGCGGTTGCACAAGCGTTCGATCTGCCATACGTTACTTTGGACAAACATTTAGCTTAA